The following proteins come from a genomic window of Methanosarcina sp. MTP4:
- a CDS encoding formyltransferase family protein, which yields MLASNNKKNVIFLAPSSAIKPFIVAQNVLKNEIYNRFYDTKFVVDTKNGKLVDYLNKNKIQYESIENSGAMGSAIASLLRGSKNVDIIVSCGWGKKIPNDIIKMPEIAAINCHSSYLPDYKGGSVYLYQWANLEKHGGATIHFLSSEFDSGNIICRKKFEIKVKDSPDDILIKASELTADLLLEAIELLEKGYKGFDNKGGRYFMKTRFLTLRLHRITNLLLSLFSDKRWRTRWK from the coding sequence ATGCTTGCATCGAATAATAAAAAAAATGTAATTTTCCTAGCACCTTCTTCAGCTATAAAGCCATTTATCGTGGCTCAAAATGTCTTGAAAAATGAAATCTATAACAGGTTTTACGATACAAAATTTGTTGTCGATACAAAAAATGGAAAATTAGTCGATTACTTAAATAAAAACAAAATCCAGTATGAATCCATTGAGAATTCAGGAGCAATGGGGTCTGCTATAGCTTCCTTATTACGGGGCTCAAAAAATGTTGACATTATTGTGTCTTGTGGATGGGGTAAAAAGATCCCAAACGATATTATTAAAATGCCTGAAATAGCTGCGATCAATTGTCATAGTTCTTACTTGCCTGATTACAAAGGGGGCAGTGTCTATCTGTATCAATGGGCAAATTTAGAAAAACATGGGGGGGCAACAATTCATTTTTTAAGCAGTGAATTTGATTCAGGAAACATTATATGTCGTAAAAAATTTGAAATCAAGGTCAAAGATTCTCCGGATGATATTCTGATAAAAGCTTCAGAACTAACGGCTGATTTATTATTGGAAGCTATCGAATTACTGGAGAAAGGATACAAAGGTTTTGATAATAAAGGAGGTAGATACTTCATGAAAACTCGTTTCTTAACTTTACGCTTACACAGAATTACAAATCTTCTTTTAAGTTTATTTTCGGATAAAAGATGGCGGACTCGTTGGAAATAA
- a CDS encoding CapA family protein, whose protein sequence is MKVVFTGDLFLGGDLLNKSAESIVYSNTFTGADKKIVNLEQPISDNDLIADKCTLHTGSFAIKQLKQLNVDAVNLAHNHIQDKEKEGIVETVGHLDNSYIGHFGAGKDIFEAQKPYWIASNLCILGSCEFGRPYLKQIQVATDQEPGINPLRYESIVHNLNQLPEGTKAVLYFHWGREHVWLPPVHDIELAKKLLEDERVLLIVGMHCHRVQGYVEHKGKRAYMSLGNFLFPNFFISPPTQIAYPEILPEKYMITRQYHNVSKLTYKKWRVANRVSLILEYDSETQNVRHVPLIQEDDEPKVQELLGISKKILLSWISFLSQVYKLPYALYNPLENINSFIVYKLWRSQIFIFQMRQYGLSYCMKKAVPFLKSWLNRY, encoded by the coding sequence ATGAAAGTAGTTTTTACAGGTGATTTGTTTTTAGGTGGGGATCTTCTAAATAAGTCCGCTGAATCAATTGTTTATTCTAATACATTTACAGGTGCCGATAAAAAAATTGTAAATCTCGAGCAACCGATAAGTGACAATGACCTCATTGCAGACAAGTGTACACTACACACGGGTTCGTTTGCAATTAAACAATTAAAGCAATTAAATGTAGATGCTGTTAATCTGGCTCATAATCATATCCAGGATAAAGAAAAAGAGGGAATTGTAGAAACAGTTGGTCATTTGGACAATTCTTATATCGGGCATTTTGGGGCTGGAAAAGATATTTTTGAAGCACAAAAACCATACTGGATTGCTTCAAATTTATGTATTTTAGGTTCTTGCGAATTTGGACGTCCTTACTTAAAACAAATTCAAGTCGCAACAGATCAGGAACCGGGCATAAATCCATTAAGATATGAGTCAATAGTACACAATCTTAATCAATTACCAGAGGGCACAAAAGCTGTCCTTTATTTTCACTGGGGAAGGGAACACGTCTGGCTCCCCCCAGTTCATGACATTGAATTAGCAAAAAAATTATTAGAAGATGAGAGAGTATTACTAATTGTTGGGATGCACTGCCACCGTGTTCAGGGATATGTGGAACACAAAGGAAAAAGAGCATATATGAGTCTTGGTAATTTTTTATTTCCTAATTTTTTTATATCCCCTCCCACTCAAATTGCGTATCCTGAGATCTTACCTGAAAAATATATGATTACTAGGCAGTATCATAACGTTAGTAAGCTGACTTATAAAAAGTGGCGAGTTGCAAATCGTGTTTCATTAATCCTGGAATATGATTCTGAAACTCAAAATGTTAGGCATGTTCCTCTGATTCAAGAAGATGATGAACCAAAAGTTCAAGAATTATTAGGGATTTCAAAAAAAATTTTGTTATCGTGGATTTCATTTTTATCGCAGGTTTACAAGCTTCCTTATGCCTTGTACAATCCGTTGGAAAATATAAATTCATTTATCGTTTACAAATTATGGAGAAGTCAAATTTTTATATTTCAAATGAGGCAATATGGGCTAAGTTACTGTATGAAAAAAGCAGTACCTTTTTTGAAAAGTTGGTTAAATAGATATTAA
- a CDS encoding flippase has product MPYRKFIKDVGLIGITQALIGLGGFFLLPVITKTLGSYDYGIWAQINITVSLLSPLALMGLSMGVVRFLSSEKDIEKIREGFFSVIFFVAFTGLLISIVVFLLSDFLAASIFKDISTSGFIKVGAFLILLSAIDQISIFYFRVSRQTETFAFLTLFQTLGQLILILSFLLMGFGLFGVISAVLIVQGLLFIISTYKIVSQIGFGIPKFNQIGEYLKYSAPLTPNSLIRWITDSSDRYMVSYFLGLSQVGIYSASYAIGSLIQLFITPIQFILFPELSRLFDEGKSDEVKVYLGNSMKYFLLIAIPAVFGLSALAKPMLEILTTQEFISGSIVIPFIALSGLLSGIFQIVINITHLVKKTKFNLYIHIFAALLNIVFNFLLIPSIGIVGAAIATLISYTLMVIVCILVSFKHIEFNLNFGFILKSIMASSIMFGVIFCLNPSNIMGLFGSVLLGAFVYLAIMILIKGISRNELNLIKNFSINIRNMISNKIIKGDLR; this is encoded by the coding sequence ATGCCATATAGAAAATTCATAAAAGATGTTGGGCTAATAGGAATCACTCAGGCTCTAATAGGTCTGGGTGGCTTTTTTTTGCTTCCAGTAATCACAAAAACGCTGGGATCTTATGATTATGGGATCTGGGCACAAATAAATATTACTGTGTCTCTATTATCCCCTCTCGCTCTTATGGGCCTATCTATGGGAGTTGTAAGATTTCTCTCTTCGGAAAAAGATATAGAAAAAATAAGGGAAGGATTTTTTTCTGTAATATTTTTTGTTGCTTTCACCGGCTTATTAATATCTATAGTGGTATTTCTATTATCTGATTTCTTGGCTGCAAGTATATTCAAAGATATCAGTACATCAGGTTTCATAAAAGTGGGAGCTTTTTTGATTCTTTTAAGTGCAATTGATCAAATTTCAATTTTTTATTTCAGAGTATCCCGACAGACCGAAACATTTGCCTTTTTAACTTTATTTCAGACATTAGGGCAACTCATTTTGATTTTATCGTTTCTCTTAATGGGATTCGGATTGTTTGGAGTTATATCGGCTGTATTAATTGTTCAAGGATTATTGTTCATAATTTCTACTTACAAGATTGTATCCCAGATAGGTTTTGGAATCCCAAAATTTAATCAGATTGGTGAATATTTGAAATACTCTGCACCATTAACTCCAAATTCTCTCATCAGATGGATCACCGATTCAAGTGATAGGTATATGGTCAGTTATTTCCTGGGATTAAGTCAGGTTGGGATTTATTCAGCTTCATATGCTATCGGAAGTCTTATCCAATTGTTTATTACACCGATCCAATTCATTCTGTTTCCAGAACTTTCACGTTTGTTTGATGAAGGGAAAAGTGATGAGGTGAAGGTTTATTTAGGTAATTCAATGAAATATTTCCTTTTAATAGCGATTCCTGCTGTTTTTGGATTATCTGCACTTGCAAAGCCTATGTTGGAAATTCTTACAACCCAAGAATTCATTTCAGGAAGTATTGTTATTCCTTTTATTGCCTTATCAGGACTTTTATCAGGTATTTTTCAGATAGTTATTAATATTACACATCTTGTGAAAAAAACAAAATTCAATTTATATATCCATATTTTTGCTGCCTTGTTAAACATAGTTTTCAATTTTTTGTTGATTCCGTCAATTGGAATTGTTGGAGCAGCAATTGCTACTTTAATTTCATACACATTAATGGTAATAGTCTGTATCCTTGTTTCTTTTAAGCATATTGAATTCAATCTAAATTTCGGCTTTATTTTGAAAAGTATCATGGCCTCTTCAATTATGTTCGGAGTTATTTTTTGTTTAAATCCTTCTAATATTATGGGCCTTTTCGGTTCAGTATTATTGGGTGCATTCGTTTATCTTGCGATAATGATTTTGATCAAAGGGATTAGTAGAAATGAATTAAATTTGATAAAAAATTTCAGTATTAATATCAGAAATATGATTTCTAATAAAATTATAAAAGGAGATCTTAGATGA
- a CDS encoding glycosyltransferase, with the protein MKILVLTSHYQPDLGAASVRMFELANRFSFHENIQNIMVMVYNPQSKVDNSLIEKVNKKIDIFRPKNIFPTQFHILQIINPLTFFEWAVLCFKEIKKYNPDIIISTAPTPHPAILAYLCNIFFNIQYCVDVRDNWSGTVNDFAEEFDFFKCNVIKIFNVVFRYFFHKSLKNASLISTVNESLKEEISKNSDSEILIVPNGINVSEFNSIKSTFVKKNVLNKNKLQIKEDSKIISYVGDLGAPYHKPEILLRAIKNLNDRNIPVSYIIIGDGKSIDTISKLVKEYEVGEYVFLVGKKDHKQVIELLLCSDFAFYAFQHGAIQAQHAIGVKIFEYIACGLPILSVADPNSAVSKFIRNNKIGLDIDWSNVGILDKFLLNLMNNFEYKQNILDCYNSNIDLFDRNVGIDSLFSSIQKLHYQFSG; encoded by the coding sequence ATGAAAATCTTAGTTCTTACGTCTCATTATCAGCCTGATTTAGGAGCAGCAAGTGTTAGGATGTTTGAGCTTGCTAATCGTTTTTCTTTCCATGAAAATATCCAAAATATTATGGTGATGGTTTATAATCCGCAGTCTAAGGTTGATAACTCTCTTATCGAGAAAGTGAATAAGAAAATTGATATTTTTAGGCCAAAAAACATTTTTCCTACACAATTTCATATATTGCAAATTATAAACCCTCTCACATTTTTTGAATGGGCTGTTTTATGTTTTAAAGAAATTAAAAAATACAATCCTGATATTATTATTTCAACAGCTCCTACACCCCATCCTGCCATCCTTGCTTACTTATGCAATATTTTTTTTAATATCCAATATTGCGTAGATGTCAGGGACAATTGGAGTGGAACTGTTAATGACTTTGCAGAAGAGTTTGATTTTTTCAAGTGCAATGTTATAAAAATATTTAATGTAGTTTTTAGATATTTCTTCCATAAAAGTTTGAAAAATGCTTCACTAATAAGTACTGTTAATGAAAGTCTCAAAGAAGAGATTTCTAAAAATTCTGACTCTGAAATTTTAATTGTGCCGAATGGGATAAATGTATCTGAATTTAATTCTATCAAATCAACATTTGTTAAAAAGAATGTACTAAACAAAAACAAACTTCAAATTAAAGAAGATTCTAAAATTATCTCTTATGTGGGAGATTTGGGAGCGCCTTATCATAAACCTGAAATTTTGTTGAGAGCAATTAAAAATCTGAATGATCGAAATATTCCCGTATCTTATATAATTATCGGAGACGGGAAATCCATAGATACTATCTCTAAGTTGGTTAAAGAATATGAGGTTGGAGAATATGTGTTTTTAGTTGGTAAAAAAGATCATAAGCAGGTAATTGAGCTTTTACTATGTAGTGATTTTGCATTTTATGCATTTCAGCATGGTGCTATACAAGCACAACATGCGATTGGCGTTAAAATCTTTGAATACATCGCATGTGGGCTGCCTATCTTGTCGGTAGCTGACCCCAATTCTGCAGTTTCAAAGTTTATTAGAAATAATAAAATTGGATTGGATATTGATTGGTCAAATGTTGGTATATTAGATAAATTCTTACTTAATTTAATGAATAATTTCGAATACAAGCAGAACATTTTAGATTGCTATAACTCCAATATAGATCTTTTCGATAGAAATGTTGGTATCGATAGTTTATTTTCTTCTATTCAAAAATTACACTACCAATTTTCAGGGTAA
- a CDS encoding glycosyltransferase family 4 protein gives MITSANFPPEEGIGNFIYNMSKEFIRKGNQVTIITRGSSSKIKEEDFEGIRLYRVPFFPLYPIHVQIHGIFVKKLFSSIQSDFDVIHFHTPLPSPLKTNLPTITTVHTPMKTDTAKVELVNPFSVAVKLQGKISCLIESKLFKISDKITSVASSVSQELGEYGLNPNDVEVIGNGVDEKLFCPIKNKTNEKYILYTGRLSYRKGLFDFIECGVNICSRYPDINFKLTGKGPLFEKLKKIVQESGYENRFEFLGHVEKSKLIELYQNATIFVLPSHYEGLPTTLLEAMSCGLPVVATAVSGNLDVIESGENGILVPLKSPDKMAEAVSSLLDDENLRTELGIAARKTIEEKFTWDAISNKILDCYSSIV, from the coding sequence GTGATTACTTCAGCAAATTTCCCCCCTGAAGAAGGAATTGGTAATTTTATTTACAATATGTCAAAGGAATTTATTCGGAAGGGGAATCAAGTTACTATCATTACCCGTGGTTCTTCTTCTAAAATTAAAGAGGAAGATTTTGAAGGCATTCGATTATATAGAGTCCCATTCTTTCCTCTTTATCCCATTCATGTACAAATACATGGAATTTTTGTAAAAAAACTGTTCTCTTCAATTCAGTCCGATTTCGACGTAATACATTTTCATACTCCTCTACCTTCACCTCTAAAAACAAATCTTCCAACAATTACTACTGTGCATACCCCTATGAAAACGGATACTGCAAAGGTAGAGTTAGTGAATCCTTTTTCTGTGGCAGTAAAACTCCAGGGAAAAATTAGCTGCCTGATCGAATCTAAATTATTTAAGATCTCTGATAAAATCACCTCCGTTGCAAGTTCTGTATCCCAGGAGTTAGGTGAATATGGACTAAATCCGAATGATGTAGAAGTCATAGGCAATGGGGTGGATGAAAAACTGTTTTGTCCTATCAAGAACAAGACCAATGAAAAATACATTTTGTATACCGGGAGATTGAGCTACCGCAAAGGGTTATTTGACTTTATAGAATGTGGAGTTAATATATGTTCTCGATATCCTGACATTAATTTCAAACTGACAGGAAAAGGGCCTTTATTCGAAAAACTAAAGAAAATCGTTCAGGAATCAGGTTATGAAAACAGGTTTGAGTTTTTAGGCCATGTCGAAAAAAGCAAGCTAATCGAATTATATCAAAATGCAACCATATTTGTCCTCCCTTCTCATTATGAAGGCCTTCCCACTACCTTGCTTGAAGCCATGTCCTGTGGTCTGCCTGTTGTTGCAACTGCAGTAAGCGGGAATCTTGATGTAATCGAATCAGGTGAAAATGGAATTCTTGTGCCCCTAAAATCCCCGGATAAGATGGCTGAAGCAGTATCTTCTCTTCTGGATGACGAAAACCTGAGAACCGAACTTGGAATCGCAGCAAGAAAAACAATTGAAGAAAAGTTTACCTGGGACGCAATTTCTAACAAAATTCTGGATTGTTACAGTTCTATTGTGTGA
- the pssE gene encoding PssE/Cps14G family polysaccharide biosynthesis glycosyltransferase, whose translation MEAATPQIWEKSPVLGECALIFVTVGSHYQGFDRLVKKMDEIAGKIDEKVIMQIGNTKYKPVNAEYFEFAEYSKIQKLNSDARIVVSHAGVGSILTALEQKTHLIIVPRLKKYDEVVDDHQLEIAKELSENPNVTVVYDVEYLEESLKIDFSFVEESSGNRLVHSLKNYIFSIS comes from the coding sequence GTGGAAGCAGCTACTCCCCAAATTTGGGAAAAAAGCCCAGTACTGGGGGAATGTGCTTTGATATTTGTGACTGTTGGTAGCCATTATCAGGGTTTTGATAGGCTAGTAAAGAAAATGGATGAGATTGCAGGAAAAATTGATGAAAAAGTAATAATGCAAATTGGGAACACGAAATATAAGCCTGTAAATGCAGAGTATTTTGAATTTGCGGAATATTCAAAGATTCAAAAACTTAATTCTGATGCTCGAATTGTTGTTAGTCATGCAGGAGTTGGGTCGATTTTAACTGCATTGGAACAAAAAACTCACCTTATAATCGTCCCTCGATTAAAAAAATATGATGAAGTGGTGGATGATCACCAATTGGAAATCGCAAAAGAATTGTCAGAAAACCCTAATGTTACGGTTGTTTATGATGTAGAGTATTTGGAAGAGTCTTTAAAAATAGATTTTTCTTTTGTAGAAGAAAGTAGCGGGAATAGACTTGTTCATTCTTTAAAAAACTACATCTTTTCAATTTCTTGA
- the pssD gene encoding PssD/Cps14F family polysaccharide biosynthesis glycosyltransferase has protein sequence MDAFEDNDVFFITYEGARSSELVKKYTMKNLGMNPFRFLLSVPKVFGILLREKPDIIISTGSEIAIPVFYTAKLLRIKTIFIESLCRVEAPSLTGKIVYPISDVFLVQWKQLLPKFGKKAQYWGNVL, from the coding sequence ATGGACGCATTCGAGGATAATGATGTCTTTTTTATAACCTATGAAGGAGCCAGGTCCAGTGAACTCGTCAAAAAGTATACTATGAAAAATCTGGGGATGAATCCCTTCAGGTTCTTGCTCAGTGTTCCAAAGGTATTTGGTATTCTCCTGCGTGAGAAACCCGATATTATCATTTCAACAGGTTCTGAGATTGCAATCCCAGTATTTTATACTGCAAAACTGCTTCGGATAAAAACCATCTTCATTGAAAGCCTGTGCAGAGTCGAAGCCCCTTCTTTAACAGGAAAGATAGTCTATCCTATTTCTGATGTGTTTTTAGTCCAGTGGAAGCAGCTACTCCCCAAATTTGGGAAAAAAGCCCAGTACTGGGGGAATGTGCTTTGA
- a CDS encoding glycosyltransferase family 2 protein, whose product MSGKNKSVSMVILSYNSREDLEECIPSLISQSYADFEIIVVDNASTDGSEEFIRANYPEIKVVQTGKNLGYPAGNNAGFEVAEGEYIVVVNPDTVADPEWLAELIKPLKSDSTITATTSKILIYYQKDRINTCANTNHHTGLTFCRGLNKPASEFNNCQEVGAVSGCSFAIRSDMLKDLNGFDPDFFLYQEDADLSWRIRFAGGRIMYVPESVIYHKFKLSIAPWKEFYLERNRYLILLKNFDSKTLLLLFPSLVVTEIVTTSHAVLNGPKYVMSKLLAYFWIIKNNKSILAKRRETLSKKRISDHEFFEFLDWKIPFEQVIENPTMNRTADFVFNSFYAFHMKLVRRIV is encoded by the coding sequence ATGTCTGGAAAAAACAAATCCGTAAGCATGGTTATACTTTCATACAATAGCAGGGAAGACCTGGAAGAGTGTATCCCCTCTTTAATTTCCCAATCGTATGCTGATTTTGAAATAATTGTAGTGGACAACGCATCTACGGACGGCAGTGAGGAGTTCATAAGAGCCAACTATCCCGAGATAAAGGTAGTCCAGACTGGAAAAAATCTTGGATATCCGGCTGGGAACAATGCGGGTTTTGAGGTTGCTGAGGGAGAATATATTGTAGTTGTAAATCCGGACACTGTCGCAGATCCTGAATGGCTTGCCGAACTCATAAAGCCCCTCAAAAGTGACTCGACTATAACTGCTACGACTTCAAAGATCCTGATCTATTACCAGAAAGACAGGATAAACACATGCGCAAATACAAACCATCATACAGGGCTTACCTTTTGTAGAGGGCTCAATAAACCTGCATCTGAATTCAATAACTGCCAGGAAGTAGGTGCCGTATCAGGATGTTCATTTGCAATAAGAAGTGACATGTTAAAGGACCTCAATGGATTCGATCCTGATTTTTTCCTCTATCAGGAAGATGCGGACCTTTCCTGGAGAATACGTTTTGCGGGAGGTAGAATAATGTATGTTCCGGAGTCTGTAATATATCACAAGTTCAAGTTGTCAATAGCTCCCTGGAAAGAATTTTACCTCGAAAGAAACCGTTACTTGATTTTATTGAAAAACTTTGATTCAAAAACGTTGTTATTATTATTCCCTTCACTTGTAGTAACTGAAATTGTAACCACGAGTCATGCGGTTTTAAATGGTCCAAAATATGTAATGAGTAAACTACTGGCTTACTTCTGGATAATAAAGAATAATAAAAGCATTTTGGCAAAAAGACGTGAAACTCTTTCTAAAAAAAGAATCTCAGATCACGAATTTTTTGAATTTCTGGATTGGAAAATTCCTTTTGAACAGGTTATTGAAAACCCGACAATGAATAGAACTGCTGATTTTGTTTTCAATTCATTTTATGCTTTTCACATGAAGTTAGTAAGAAGAATAGTTTAA
- a CDS encoding glycosyltransferase family 2 protein, with protein sequence MEKSSISCESFQASAQSSGLTAQASPYLGTPILIPEEAAEIPVPVEPVFQPPQNITVILPAYNEEVAIGSIVLLTRQYADTVIVVDDGSSDRTAMLAEKAGAEVIVHKINTGKGGALKTGFKAASELGADVIVTMDSDGQHNPSDIPDLAAPILANAAEMVIGSRYLSGHATDTPAYRRVGQTVLDKATTMNSGVEVTDSQSGFRAFAASTVNIFRFRADGMAIESEMLADAGNAGLRIKEVDIGVRYDVDCSTEHPLRHGLGVLVKILKDMEFNRPLYYFTFPGIVMGGLGAYMGLSFLRTFYFGGALHFGPTMLMILLTIVGTFMAFTGIMLHSMARLLHESVASR encoded by the coding sequence ATGGAAAAAAGCAGTATTTCTTGTGAAAGTTTTCAAGCGAGTGCGCAGAGTTCCGGCCTGACAGCCCAGGCGAGCCCCTACCTCGGCACCCCCATCCTGATCCCTGAAGAAGCCGCTGAGATACCGGTCCCTGTTGAACCGGTCTTCCAGCCCCCCCAGAACATAACCGTAATCCTCCCTGCCTATAACGAGGAAGTTGCCATAGGGAGCATCGTCCTTCTTACCAGGCAGTACGCCGACACCGTGATCGTGGTCGACGACGGAAGTTCCGACCGTACAGCAATGCTTGCGGAAAAAGCCGGAGCCGAAGTAATAGTCCACAAAATAAACACCGGGAAAGGAGGAGCCCTCAAGACCGGTTTCAAAGCAGCCTCCGAACTGGGCGCAGACGTAATCGTCACCATGGACTCCGACGGCCAGCACAACCCCTCGGACATCCCTGACCTTGCAGCCCCCATCCTCGCAAACGCCGCCGAAATGGTAATCGGCAGCCGCTACCTCTCCGGCCATGCCACCGACACCCCTGCCTACCGCCGCGTAGGCCAGACCGTCCTGGACAAAGCCACAACCATGAACTCCGGCGTAGAAGTAACCGATTCCCAGAGCGGTTTCCGCGCCTTTGCCGCCTCCACAGTAAACATCTTCCGCTTCCGCGCAGACGGCATGGCCATAGAAAGCGAAATGCTCGCCGATGCCGGGAACGCCGGCTTAAGGATAAAAGAAGTGGATATAGGGGTAAGGTACGACGTGGACTGCTCGACCGAACACCCGCTCAGGCACGGCTTAGGGGTCCTGGTTAAGATCCTGAAGGATATGGAATTTAACAGGCCGCTGTATTATTTCACTTTCCCGGGGATTGTTATGGGAGGACTCGGAGCTTATATGGGCCTGAGTTTTCTGCGGACTTTCTATTTTGGCGGGGCTTTGCATTTCGGGCCGACGATGCTTATGATTCTGCTTACTATTGTAGGGACGTTTATGGCTTTTACGGGAATTATGCTGCATTCGATGGCACGGCTATTACATGAATCTGTAGCCAGTAGATGA
- a CDS encoding ATP-binding protein, with amino-acid sequence MDDLDFEAAVVCFERHRKLVKKDLESLRLVTKHQGHLVPTVGGMLLFGKDREMIFPDAWIQCGRFIGKDKADIFDHIEIHEHLPIAVERVMEFLKKHAMRGADFSELRRRDVWSIPLTILREAVVNAVVHADYSQRGAPIRVAFFDDRIEIENPGILLPGLTVEDMLQGVSKIRNHVIARVFRELDLIEQWGSGVSRMFKEAKALGLPEPEIVEVGMRVRFIVYLEESIEVETTGSITGEVESRLESQIAAKVLILLMKNDSGKAELASGLGHKTVSGELNKQIKRLLELDYIEMTIPEKPGSRMQKYRLTPKGKAFLAKEGREDAE; translated from the coding sequence GTGGATGACCTGGATTTTGAAGCCGCAGTAGTTTGTTTCGAACGCCATCGTAAACTGGTAAAAAAAGACCTTGAATCCCTGCGCCTTGTCACCAAACACCAGGGACACCTGGTTCCCACAGTTGGCGGGATGCTGCTGTTTGGCAAAGACCGGGAGATGATCTTTCCGGATGCCTGGATACAGTGCGGAAGGTTCATTGGCAAGGACAAAGCCGACATTTTCGACCATATTGAGATCCATGAGCACTTGCCGATAGCTGTTGAACGGGTAATGGAGTTTCTCAAAAAGCACGCCATGCGCGGAGCGGACTTTTCCGAACTGAGGAGAAGGGACGTCTGGAGTATTCCCCTGACCATCCTGCGTGAAGCGGTGGTAAATGCTGTTGTCCATGCAGACTATTCGCAACGTGGCGCTCCTATCAGGGTTGCCTTTTTTGATGACCGTATTGAGATAGAGAACCCTGGAATCCTGCTTCCGGGTCTGACAGTTGAGGATATGCTTCAGGGTGTATCAAAGATACGTAACCATGTTATTGCCCGTGTTTTCCGGGAACTGGACCTTATCGAGCAATGGGGCAGTGGTGTTAGCCGCATGTTCAAAGAAGCAAAGGCTCTTGGGCTACCCGAACCTGAAATCGTTGAAGTGGGTATGCGAGTGAGGTTCATTGTTTATTTGGAAGAGTCCATTGAGGTTGAAACCACCGGCTCAATTACGGGTGAAGTCGAGTCACGGCTAGAGTCACAGATCGCGGCTAAAGTGCTTATTCTTCTGATGAAAAATGATTCAGGGAAGGCCGAACTTGCGTCTGGGTTAGGTCACAAGACCGTATCAGGGGAGCTCAATAAACAGATCAAGAGACTTCTTGAACTCGATTATATTGAAATGACAATTCCGGAAAAACCTGGCAGCAGGATGCAGAAATACCGCCTTACACCTAAAGGTAAGGCATTCTTAGCTAAAGAAGGTCGGGAAGACGCTGAATGA